The DNA sequence GCATGAATGAGATTTGATAAAGGTTATTTGGAAAAAGCTTCAACTTGTTCATTGCACATATGGCATTTGAATAGTGCAAATGGCATAAATTTTCAaagtttaaaaaattaaatttgatCCCTAGTTATGAGGCCGAGGATATAATTTATGTgagttttttttgttttcttgaaaaataattGGAATCGGATAGAATGGTATGAAATCCTTGCGTAATACAAGTGCAGATGCTTTTATGTATACTGTGATCTTTTGGTATCTAAATTTTTGTTTTTCTTGGTAATAGGCATGTATTCAACCTTCAGAATTTCAAATTTATATAACATGAACAAGAACAGTGAGATGTCAGAATAGGGTGCACCGGTGATATCATATTTGTAAATAGATGGATTTTCATTGAGAAAAATGAATTATAGGTACAGACATTTCAATTTTCGACTATTTACAGCTTAATCCCAGAGGCCATAACACCGAAATTCATGTTATGGATCATGGGAAGAATCAACAATTGTGTTGTGATCATTGAGATTCATACACTGCCATCTGAAGAAACTCGTAAGTTCTTTGATGGTTAAGAAATCCCATGAACCAAAACTCAAAGCCATCCTTTGTAACTACTTCTATATACTTTTTTGATGTATCATTcacattttcattttcatttgctCTCTTTATCTTGTTTAATGGAAGTGAAACCTTGTAACGAGTCCGAAGGAAATCCCCGGTTGAAGTAGAGACCTTGATTGATCTTTCACTGCAGAAGGCAATTCTATCGGTTGAGATAAATAATAATCCGGCTATAGGACCAGCAGTTGTCGATAGATAGCATTGTGAAGCCTTTAATAGCTTTTCTCCTTGGCTCACACTGAAATTTTGTCTGAACACTTTCTTCACACCCCCTACTTGGAGAATTTTAGCTCCCAATCTCAACTTTCCCTTCACCATTTCACTTAACTTAGGTCCAATTTTCACTGCAAAAGTTAAAAACAAGAAACATGTTAGCACTCAATTTTAAAGCAGAACCAGCCACAAAACAAATGTTTTTTGACATTTGGTAAGCTCATAACTTACCATGATTGCGAATGCCTTTTGCAAAATTCTCCACTTGCGCACTGAGTTTGTTCATCCTATTCCTCATTAACTCTATATTGTCTGCAGTTCCAAGAAAAGTCTATTGTTATAAAAGGATACTGTATAGCTGATATTAACAGTCAAAATGATTATTTGATAAATTATTGCTTTACATCTCGtttgataaattatttaataCTTACTCTGTCTAAATTTCGGAGATGCATAATACTGATTGCAACTGATACATAAAATTCCTTCTGGAAGCATTTCAGCTGGAAATGCTGTTGAGCTGATCGGAAATCCAATAACTTGTCCTGAAATCTGGCTCTTCATATCTGAACTCTGATGAATGTAAATTGCTTGATTCTCTCTAACCCTCTGGTTGAATGATACTTGCTTTGTGATGCACGTTGTAGGATGCATTACAACTACGCGTcttacatggtatttataaggcCAATAACAAGGTTAGTGGTATTTAACTTTTTGTTGCATGACTCATCTTTGGCTCATCTATGCGACAAATGTGACGAGGCATGAATTGTTAAAGATAAGATTTGGGAGAAGATTTATGCTCTGCTTTGTCAGCAAGCTGGTTGAAGGGTCGTAAGTCGTTGTCGGCAATAtaactttttctttttttttgtcaAGTTTGTTATAGAACAACAAAAAGTTCAGGTAATGGTAGTTAGCTGAAATTGATGGCATATTCGATTTCAACAGAGGGTAACTAACCAACTGAAAACTGTGTAGAAGGTATTTGTCGGTAGCATGATCTGTGTGGATTATTAAGCAATTACACTTAATGGTTTAACAGAGCATTGGAGATTAAAATATCGCCTTCTCGTTTAAATACTCTTTAATCATGTCAGAAAAATGGTCATGTTCTTATAACTTGCTGAAAAACCAGAAGCTGGGCAGTTTTTAACAGAGTAAAATTGTAACGTTACCGACTCTCCCAAAACCTAGGAAAATGTCATTTTAAGTATGTATGTGTGCTTGTATGATCTAGCATTGAAGCTTGTAGCACCTTGGACAAAAACATAATAAGGTGAAGTTGTGATTATGTGTGAAGAAGAACTACAATTGGTAATGAACAAGATAACACATAGAGGAGCAGTGACATTCTTTGTGATGCCAGcatactttaatagagtatataACAATATGATTAAGGAAAGCAAGGAGTAGATTCATCACATGCAAGTCATAAACAGCTGGTGCAAAAGTTTCAAATGCTTATCTGGATTGCCGTCACTCTTCATATATTTTTCATCATGCATGTTTCTTTATGTTTTCTAGCATCCTTAATATCTTATCTTGATGTTTAATGGAATGTTTTGTGGGGCAGCCATAAAACTAAGCCATGCAAGCTACCTTCAGACTATTACAAATTTTCTATGATGTTTAACTATAATTTAATGAAACATTATTGAATGTACTATAAATTTTCTATGATTATTATAATTTTAGATACAACATACTGTGTCATGTCACAGTCACAAAACTGTTTTTTCTTGATAGTGTAAAGTTTGTGCCACAAGAAAAGTTGTTTATGACAGCTGGctccaagttctgacatatttCATCTTCTTTTCTGAAGGTCCTGTTGATTTGTAGATATGGAGTATAAAATGTCCAAATTTGCAGTGGTTCATACCATCTGAATCATGGTGAACCACACATATAAACAATTTGACATCTTCAAGTACAACAAAATATTTACATCAAAGTATAAAAAGTCTCTGAAACAGAATTGGTCATCATAGCTAGGCTATCACTTGGAGCTTGTTTGGTGCTTGCTTCAAGAATCAATGAGAAATGTTATTAGAATGTGTGGGTGAAAGGTACTTATATGAAAAGGTTGGAGCTTGGAATTTGAAAAGCGGCTGATGAGGCACGTTCCATTGTCGATTTGCTAGCATCATCAAGATCATTCCCAGTTCTATCTTGTGCAAAGACAGGGAAATTTTAATTAGGAAAAATCTTTTACTTTGATGGGAATCCTTCTGCAATTCTCAGCATTATTAGCATTGATCTATTATGTCAAAACTAATTAAGACTCTTTCTCAATTGATCTGAATATATATTTCCCATGTTAAGCACTCATGCTCTCACTAGTTGCATAAGTGATGCACGCTAAGCCTGATAGCCTTCCGTCTTATATCTTTGTGGGCAGAAGTCtaattttttttcctttctttgtGCTAATTCCAGAAGTCTAATGTTGGAGTCTGTTAAGTGCAAGGAATCGAATACCAGCTTCTATATAGAGTTACAGAAATTTTAAACATATGAGAGCCGGGGCTTACAGGCTTACCAGGCTTACCAGATTACCTCTGGCAATTATTATTTTAGCTGGAGTTGGAGCAATGATAGCTAAGACTACAGATTTGAGGAAGGAAGTGGCTAAAAATTAATAGCATACATTACCATGTCTCAATCTATTTATATGTCCTATGATGGTCTTGCAAATTCCCTACGGTCTACGGCCTACGGCTAAGTGACTTACAGCCTCCGGCCCTTCTCCTTACGGGAATTTACCCTACGGCAGAAATTCTCATATCCTCCCGCTCCGATCCATCTTCATGCATCCAGTTCATTACCTACTTGTCACCTGCTTCGTCTTAGTCATTCCCGAAAATATGGAAATTATGGCACTTGTCCCTACGTCTCATCATAATCGCCTCACCTATGTATAATCTCTAGACACGTGTCAACACTTCCGTAAAATCTGGGAGATGACTCATCTTCGAAGAAGGATAAAACCTACGAAAAACAAAGAAAGAAGGacggaaaaacaaagaaaaagaacagaaaagaaaaaaaaagaataagaaaATAATCTTCTGATACCGTTAATTAAACGAGATTTTATCTGCCATCATCCTAGTTCTGAATCATTAGTTCATTACCATGGCTTAATTCATTTGGTTTTTAAACATTCATATGGAGAAGAGGCATTATGACACACATGGCGCTTTATGTGCTCCTATGTCCTCTGAGATGCAAATTGCACCTCTGCATGTATCAATGTCCTTATTATAAGGCCTGCAGCAGTGCTAAACTTTTTTTACTCTATTTTCGTCGAAATATACGGTTACATGGGGTAATGAGCACTTGCTGCAATTTTAATAGTTGTTTCATGATACATGTTAAACCCGTAGCAGTTTTTTGTACCTAATTTTGCAAAGTGGTTTGCTAGGGTGGAATCCATATCTATCTATACTATGAACCTATATTATGTATACTAGTTTAATAGCACGGTTCTCGTTAATATTTAAGAATTTTATTTATCCTTTcatattataatttaaaaatatttatatagatatataaTAATACTCCCTCGGTACCTTctaattgtttacatttctgaaTATATGTCCGGCatgcattttaaggtgcataaaaagtatagttatgtaatttatttttataaatttgttttccaaataaaagtttaatgttttaatttttattcagaaaaaaaattgtaaaaaaaaaattacataactatactttatatgcaccttaaaatgtgTGTCAGGCACTCTCTCAAAAATGTAAACAAtcgaaagggacggagggagtaataaatttataaaaaaaaataagataacatgtggtcgtagtttagtagAATAAGTATACTATATCTAGTAGTTTAACCATCTAGTAATTTAGCGgatatataatataaatttttttaatgataTGATAAGGTGTGGTTGTAGTTTAGTAGGAAAAGTAGACTATGTGTGTAGTAATTTAATAATTCAGTactttagcggatatataacactatttatatatttttttaataaccaaaattagggaataaccgttgaaccaaattatacttcattccggttattatagtatagatagcagagattatattatattatataatataataaccGAAATGGAGTATAATTTGTAATTTGGTTAACTCTTTTTATCTCGATTGTCAGATCTTCTTCGTCAAATAAGAGTCGTTAGATCCAAATACTAAATAAATACACTAcacaagttctcaggttcgaaaTCTCGTCAACAagaaacatttatattattatttatgaagatacatataagttctcGGGTTCGGatcccgtcaacaacaaacatttatattatttataaagatacatataagttttcaGTTTTGGATCTTACtcaccaacaacaaacatttacattattatttataaataaaatctcatcaatcatatactaCTGATAATATTTGTACCGAACTTGAAATTCTACCCaatgaaattataattatataatcattatttaatgtttaattatttatatagaattttaataaaattatataaaatagaaaagaaaatatataaatattaattaagacttgtgcattgCACGGGCCGTAAACCTTTTTGGATCGATTTAGAAAtagtaaaattgatatatatcAAAGGGGGGCCAGAAAGGCTTTTCGGGAATCGGTCTGATTCTATCTCTGTTTATTATTAATATGTGAAACTTTCGTACCAATGTAACAAATTTTGATACCGATCTAATAATagaaattgacttctattctctCTAAACTTTGTTTTCTAATAACTAGTGTTCATGTAAGcgtctatttacttttaatttaaaagatattttttatcaataattaagtaatattaaataaactatattgaaaaagccaattataagataattttcaaataatattaattaatattaaattatctataatatacaattcgtttcacacaaacaaaactaatatgttagatttctatAACAAATAAAGCAATGCAAGACTAGAATTATACTGGAAAATTTCATATTTGATTCCtttttttaactacataattATTCTTTGCAAATACCTATTTAATATttcatattaatatattaatttcgATTTGTGTTTCGCACTACAAATactaatttgatatttttaatcTGATATACACGAATTATCAACTATTTATACTAATAAGTAAAATCATGTTCTATTATTATACAAAAGTGTCAAATCTTGGTAATCACTAAAAAATCATAAAACtatttttacatttatttaattaaatcCCAACTAACAGAATTTACTTCTACTCTCCATGTGGACTTTATTTTCACTTTAATTTCTATTTGTTAGTGTTCATCTAAGCGTCGATTTACTTATAAATAATCCTATTAGTAAAAGATAATATGTTAGATTTatataacaagtaaaataattaGGTGTATAACTAGAACTAGAACTAGATTTATAAGTCATATTAGTAAAGGAAATAACTATACGATGGAATTTCATAATTACACTtacttcaatttcttttaactacataatttaacaaaatttatttattatatttcaaTTCCGTGTTTCGCACGGATTATAAGATTTAATTTTATGTATATAAtaaattgatattatttttaatctcGGTCCCGGGTCTCGTGTTTCGCACGGGTTGCCAACTAGTAACTTTTATATATTTACCTAAATCATAGATATTTGATAAACTAagaatcaaagaagaaagaataagattaaatgaaaaattatatttttactaACTAGAACTATAACTAGATTTATAAGTCATATTAGTAAAAAAAATATTGTGGAATTTCATAATACACTTGCTTCAATTTCTTTTAACTGCCTAATttaacaaaatttatttattatatttcaaTGCGTGTTTCGCACAgattataaaatttaattttatgtatataataacttgatattatttttaatctcGGTGGCACGGGTCCCGTGTTGCCAACCAGTaacttttatatatttatttagaTCATATATGTTTGATGAACTAAGAATCaaagaaagaaagaagaagagTAAATGAAAAATTATGTTTCTACTGAATATCTCAAAAAAGACTATATTGTGAATCCCATCTGACAAAATGAAACTAAGTGGGGCTTTATATATAGCCCAATATCTACTCAGTTACAAAGATCAAACGACATGTTAGTTGTACTATATCATGTAAATATTATAAGATCCCTAAACTATAGCTAGCAATTAGAATAGCAGTTCTACATAATCTAATATCCCTGATTTATAGCTTACAAATTAGTGTTAGAGGGATTTTCTCTCATATCTTAACTACTGCTGCAATCTCTCCATGAATATATCATTTTTATGCTATATAAGCAGCTCAGTTGTAATAGTTCAATAATCAATAACaatttcatttttattatttcaCATGGTATTAGATTAAACCTGTGCCATCTCTCTTTAATCATCTTAGCAGAAAAACGATGGCGTCTCCTCCCACATCTCCCCATCATTCTGAAAATGCTAATGGTGATCCTAAAATCAATGCAACTCCAGAAAAATCTCCAGAAACTGCATTTTCAACATTTCTCTTAAATCATCTTAGGAGAAAAATGATGGCGTCTCCTCCCACATCTCCCCATCATTCTGAAAATGCTAATGGTGATCCTAAAATCACTGCAACTCCAGAAAATCTCCAGAAACTACATTTTCAACATTTAAGCAGATTGATCCATATCTTATCCATCCTAGTGACAGCCCTACTGCTGTGTTTTACTCTCCCCTTCTCAATGGTGACAACTATCCAAGTTGGGCTCGCGGTATCACCAAGGTGTTGAATACGAAGGGCAGGCTTTCCTTTGTTGATGGCTCTCTTCCTCCACCAAAAGACCCGACAGAAAAGGCTTGTTGGAAACGATGTGATGATCTCGTGGTCAGCTGGATTACGAACTCGTGCGAACCAGATATTCGATCATCATGCTTGTATGCTGACTCTGCCTTCACTATATGGAAGGACTTACATGTCGGGTTCTCTCAAGCAAATGCTCCTAAATTGTTTCAATTGATAACTGCAATTTCTAACTTGAAACAGGATGAAAAGTGAGTCACTGTTTATTACACTCAATTGAAGACATTGTGGGATGAATTGGACTCTCTTAACCCACCTGAGACATGTATTTGTGGGGCTAGCAAGTTTTTACTCGAACAACATGCACGAGATCGTTCAATGGAGTTCTTACAAGGTCTACATGATAAGTTTGCTCCAATCCGGAGCCAAATCCTTCTCCTTGAACTGATTCCTACTGTAGAAAGAATGTTTAACCTCGTCAAACAAGAGGAAATGCAGCAGATCATCAACAACAGTATTGCTCCTCTCGTAGAATCTGCTACTCTACAGGTTTATGGTAATTCTCAGCGTTTCCGTTCTTCAACAAAAAGGCAGAGGCCATTTTGCGACCATTGTCATCGTCATGGTCACACAAAGGAGCACTATTATCGTCTCTATGGATTTCCTGATCGTTCTTCCTCTCATCAGGCTCATAACGGAAAGCCACATGTACTGTCCAGCCTGTTCCAGCACCACCAACCCATCATGTCCATCCTGTTACTGTTGCACCTACTCCAACTTTCATTACGGAACAATATAATCGCATTCTCACCTTACTAAATACTCCAGACAATGAGGATGATGCTTCGACCAGAGTTAATTTGGCAGGTATAACTCCCGGCTAATCTTATTCTCCTTTTAAAATTCCCTGGTATATTGACTCGGGTGCCACACATCATATATGTTGTGATCTATCTATGTTCAAAAATTATACACTCATGACTCCTCATTTACAATTTCAACTACTGGATGGTAAATATGCTACCGTTTCTCATATCGGCGATGTTCAATTCTCGCCCGATTTCATTTTACTAGATGTTTATCATATCCCAACTTTTACTTTAAACTTGATATATGTCACACAACTAATTAAGCATTTGCATTATGTTGTTCATTTCTCATCCACTTCATGCTATTTTCAGGACCCTTCTTCGAATAAAATTCTTGGTCGAGTCTCTTGCACTGTTGGCTTGTATCAACTGCAGCCATTTTCTCGAATTAATTCAGTTAATAAATTGTCAGTGAACCTATGGCATTATAGACT is a window from the Apium graveolens cultivar Ventura chromosome 1, ASM990537v1, whole genome shotgun sequence genome containing:
- the LOC141724323 gene encoding GEM-like protein 4, with translation MHPTTCITKQVSFNQRVRENQAIYIHQSSDMKSQISGQVIGFPISSTAFPAEMLPEGILCISCNQYYASPKFRQNNIELMRNRMNKLSAQVENFAKGIRNHVKIGPKLSEMVKGKLRLGAKILQVGGVKKVFRQNFSVSQGEKLLKASQCYLSTTAGPIAGLLFISTDRIAFCSERSIKVSTSTGDFLRTRYKVSLPLNKIKRANENENVNDTSKKYIEVVTKDGFEFWFMGFLNHQRTYEFLQMAVYESQ